One Heliomicrobium gestii DNA window includes the following coding sequences:
- a CDS encoding ECF transporter S component, translating to MSHMPLEYNQTGFSWKSIRGIALMGVLIALSAVGAMIKIPSPVGTIGLDSFPGFFAALALGATGGMIVITLGHLLTAMVVGFPLTLPVHLFIAAQMALWAWVFRWTKERFGLTAAFIAGVFLNGVVSSLTMLLMGGWAAVVAVMPFLVVGSAVNVGLAAAAYRGVKGMRLM from the coding sequence ATGAGCCACATGCCCTTGGAATACAATCAGACAGGCTTTTCCTGGAAGAGCATCCGGGGAATCGCCCTGATGGGCGTCCTGATCGCCTTGAGCGCCGTTGGCGCCATGATCAAAATCCCCAGCCCCGTCGGCACGATCGGCCTCGACTCCTTCCCCGGATTTTTCGCCGCCCTGGCCCTTGGGGCGACAGGGGGGATGATCGTCATCACCCTCGGACACCTGCTGACCGCCATGGTTGTCGGTTTTCCGCTCACCCTGCCGGTTCATCTCTTTATCGCCGCGCAGATGGCCCTGTGGGCCTGGGTTTTTCGTTGGACAAAGGAGCGGTTCGGCCTGACGGCGGCGTTCATCGCCGGTGTGTTTCTGAACGGCGTCGTCTCCTCCTTGACGATGCTGCTCATGGGCGGCTGGGCCGCCGTCGTGGCCGTCATGCCCTTTCTGGTTGTCGGTTCCGCTGTCAATGTTGGCTTGGCGGCAGCGGCGTACCGAGGGGTAAAGGGAATGCGTCTCATGTAG